One Deinococcus grandis DNA window includes the following coding sequences:
- a CDS encoding molybdopterin-dependent oxidoreductase translates to MTLPHLARLALSVLLLHSAAAQTWGAPASWKPFTYARAAQPTPVRKPGERIMLELDGTTGTLKLTLRQLQAMPAMRYATLHRQLKQTFTYQGVTLRDLAARGGFAGKDLRVYASNGYFTTIKASDYMNEPIMLAYSADGQAITTLQKGPLTVVLPAQPARLHTGEYSAAWVWYVERIAPLK, encoded by the coding sequence GTGACCCTGCCCCACCTCGCCCGACTGGCCCTGAGTGTGCTGCTGCTGCACTCCGCGGCGGCACAGACCTGGGGCGCCCCCGCCAGCTGGAAGCCCTTCACGTACGCCCGCGCCGCCCAGCCCACCCCGGTCCGCAAGCCCGGCGAGCGGATCATGCTGGAACTCGACGGCACGACCGGCACCCTGAAACTCACCCTGCGGCAGCTGCAGGCCATGCCCGCCATGCGCTACGCCACCCTGCACCGCCAGCTGAAACAGACCTTCACGTACCAGGGCGTCACGCTGCGCGACCTCGCCGCGCGCGGCGGCTTCGCCGGGAAGGACCTGCGCGTGTACGCCAGCAACGGGTACTTCACGACCATCAAGGCCAGCGACTACATGAACGAACCGATCATGCTCGCCTACAGCGCCGACGGGCAGGCCATCACGACCCTGCAGAAGGGCCCGCTGACCGTCGTGCTGCCCGCCCAGCCTGCGCGGCTGCACACCGGGGAGTACAGCGCGGCCTGGGTGTGGTACGTCGAGCGCATCGCCCCGCTGAAATGA
- a CDS encoding DoxX family protein, protein MTDSPVPARPSVGTLLLSALFVTAGTLHFVTPGFFDQIVPPWVPLTARQATLISGAAELLGGLGLLHPRTRPPARWGLLALLVAVYPANVWMAQDPGRFRISPWVVWGRLPLQPLLMWAVWRAGRPDRVRAGRTPASNSE, encoded by the coding sequence GTGACTGACTCTCCTGTGCCTGCCCGCCCAAGCGTGGGGACGCTGCTGCTCTCGGCACTGTTCGTCACGGCGGGCACACTGCACTTCGTGACGCCCGGCTTCTTCGACCAGATCGTGCCGCCCTGGGTGCCCCTGACGGCGCGGCAGGCGACCCTGATCAGCGGCGCGGCGGAACTTCTGGGCGGGCTGGGCCTGCTGCACCCGCGCACCCGCCCCCCCGCCCGCTGGGGCCTGCTGGCGCTGCTGGTGGCGGTCTACCCCGCGAACGTCTGGATGGCGCAGGACCCCGGGCGGTTCCGGATCAGTCCATGGGTGGTGTGGGGGCGACTGCCGCTGCAACCGCTGCTGATGTGGGCCGTGTGGCGCGCGGGCCGCCCCGACAGGGTCAGGGCCGGGCGAACACCTGCGTCCAATAGCGAGTGA
- a CDS encoding CAP domain-containing protein has translation MPAVRLCLTVLALLTLGQSARSQSTELFRVGYSASADHLAPLTVTLRVTHPAGYTVAWAFGDGATGSGAQVTHTFYRPGTYQIQVSMLNAQGRAVGRTEIPMQVRGSGAERAELTVLHAADGTVRLSGLGSVLYRPEPVRVLLNGREISAAGRLSGGANTATAQATTSAGQTVQRTLTLTGAALTTSLPFDSEVLRLTNQARAQGWNCDTRRPGGPARPPLKGDATLDVAAQAQSAGMALYGYFDHASALDGSTPMRRVQAAGMNPTSVAENIAAGQQTPQEVVDAWLRSPGHCRNIMGDFTLVGLSYVQRPGTKFTRYWTQVFARP, from the coding sequence GTGCCCGCCGTGCGACTCTGCCTGACCGTTCTGGCCCTCCTCACGCTGGGGCAGTCCGCCCGGTCCCAGAGCACCGAGCTGTTCCGCGTGGGCTACAGCGCCAGCGCGGACCACCTCGCGCCGCTGACCGTCACGCTGCGCGTCACGCACCCCGCCGGGTACACGGTCGCCTGGGCGTTCGGGGACGGCGCCACCGGCAGCGGCGCCCAGGTGACCCACACGTTCTACCGGCCCGGCACGTACCAGATTCAGGTGTCGATGCTGAACGCGCAGGGCCGCGCCGTGGGCCGCACCGAGATCCCCATGCAGGTGCGCGGCAGCGGCGCCGAACGCGCCGAACTGACCGTCCTGCACGCCGCCGACGGCACCGTGCGCCTGAGCGGCCTGGGCAGCGTCCTGTACCGCCCGGAACCCGTCCGGGTGCTGCTGAACGGCCGTGAGATCAGCGCCGCGGGGCGCCTGAGCGGCGGCGCGAACACGGCCACCGCGCAGGCCACGACCAGCGCCGGGCAGACCGTGCAGCGCACCCTGACCCTGACCGGCGCGGCCCTGACCACCAGCCTGCCCTTCGACAGCGAGGTCCTGCGCCTCACCAACCAGGCCCGCGCGCAGGGCTGGAACTGCGACACCAGACGCCCCGGCGGGCCCGCCCGCCCCCCCCTGAAAGGCGACGCGACCCTGGACGTGGCCGCGCAGGCCCAGTCGGCAGGCATGGCGCTGTACGGGTACTTCGACCACGCCAGTGCACTCGACGGCAGCACCCCCATGCGGCGCGTGCAGGCCGCCGGGATGAACCCCACCAGCGTCGCGGAGAACATCGCCGCCGGGCAGCAGACGCCGCAGGAGGTCGTGGACGCGTGGCTGCGCAGCCCCGGCCACTGCCGCAACATCATGGGGGACTTCACGCTGGTCGGCCTGAGCTACGTGCAGCGCCCCGGCACGAAATTCACTCGCTATTGGACGCAGGTGTTCGCCCGGCCCTGA
- a CDS encoding sensor histidine kinase, translating to MTARPAHPRRELLRELLLALLPLLATVTLLALATQPAYIALTNGGKGLSPYAYQGLVQDVLQYRVALVNPQATPEEREVRYQQALSSASNRRQFVLLDSVESWGEFRLLNVQRDLERRTLAGAERAADEAIALNNLVRDYSADQGATYERAFLELRRALIGSAIFSGLLSLVLILRALLLWRADRVRAQRREDRQREALRLASHEMRRPLQALLLAADALRSARDEGMQQRLLTQIEDSAAQLASRADLTRLNDLYLDVTLRVQPTDLGELVRRFSSSRVHVTAPSPLVWPVDANRVRQMLENLVENAVKYTQGTVEVTLDAPGGAPRVQVRDHGPGISDELRGRVFLPYERGPQSLGPGSGLGLPLVRRYAHAHGGDVMLNHAPGGGLLITLTFGQAATQVAAPVPVRKLTPG from the coding sequence ATGACCGCCCGGCCCGCCCACCCCCGCCGTGAACTGCTGCGTGAACTGCTGCTGGCGCTGCTGCCCCTGCTGGCCACCGTCACGCTGCTGGCCCTGGCCACCCAGCCCGCGTACATCGCCCTGACGAATGGCGGCAAGGGGCTCAGCCCCTACGCGTACCAGGGACTGGTGCAAGACGTGCTGCAGTACCGCGTTGCGCTGGTCAATCCACAGGCCACCCCCGAGGAACGCGAGGTGCGGTACCAGCAGGCATTGAGCAGCGCCAGCAACCGGCGGCAGTTCGTCCTGCTCGACAGCGTCGAGTCGTGGGGGGAATTCCGCCTGCTGAACGTCCAGCGTGATCTGGAACGGCGCACGCTGGCAGGGGCGGAGCGCGCGGCGGATGAGGCTATCGCGCTGAACAACCTCGTGCGGGACTACAGCGCTGACCAGGGCGCCACCTACGAGCGGGCGTTCCTCGAACTGCGCCGCGCCCTGATCGGCAGCGCGATCTTCTCGGGGCTGCTGAGTCTGGTGCTGATCCTGCGCGCCCTGCTGCTGTGGCGCGCCGACCGGGTGCGGGCGCAGCGGCGTGAGGACCGTCAACGTGAGGCGCTGCGGCTGGCCAGTCACGAGATGCGCCGTCCCCTGCAGGCGCTGCTGCTGGCCGCCGACGCCCTGCGGTCCGCGCGGGACGAGGGCATGCAGCAGCGTCTGCTGACGCAGATCGAGGACAGCGCCGCGCAACTGGCCAGCCGCGCGGACCTGACCCGCCTGAACGACCTGTACCTGGACGTGACGCTGCGCGTGCAGCCCACGGACCTGGGGGAACTCGTGCGGCGCTTCTCGTCCAGCCGGGTGCACGTGACGGCGCCGTCGCCGCTGGTGTGGCCGGTGGATGCCAACCGCGTGCGGCAGATGCTGGAGAACCTCGTGGAGAACGCCGTGAAGTACACGCAGGGGACCGTGGAGGTCACGCTGGACGCGCCGGGCGGCGCGCCGCGCGTGCAGGTGCGGGATCACGGGCCGGGCATCAGTGACGAGCTGCGCGGCCGGGTGTTCCTGCCGTACGAGCGTGGCCCGCAGAGCCTCGGGCCGGGCAGCGGGCTGGGGTTGCCGCTCGTGCGCCGCTACGCGCACGCGCACGGGGGGGACGTCATGCTGAACCACGCGCCCGGCGGTGGGCTGCTGATCACGTTGACGTTCGGGCAGGCGGCCACGCAGGTCGCCGCGCCCGTCCCAGTGCGGAAGCTGACGCCCGGCTGA
- a CDS encoding GNAT family N-acetyltransferase has translation MTVPPRPRTPDDLPALVAALRAVHEQSGYPSVWPDDPAAFVLGRGEAWVAEHAGRAAGQVMLAPLPEPRPAWAAQLVMPGEILEVKRLFVRPDAQGRGLARALLSHALSESRAREAFSVLQVNETSGPAIRLYEREGWRVLARAQAAWTDPDGSHPWVRVYAQPAP, from the coding sequence ATGACCGTCCCGCCGCGCCCCCGCACGCCCGACGATCTGCCCGCGCTCGTGGCGGCCCTGCGCGCCGTACACGAGCAGTCCGGGTACCCGTCGGTGTGGCCGGATGATCCGGCAGCGTTCGTGCTGGGCCGCGGCGAGGCCTGGGTGGCGGAACACGCGGGCCGCGCGGCGGGGCAGGTCATGCTGGCGCCCCTGCCCGAACCGCGTCCGGCCTGGGCGGCGCAACTGGTCATGCCGGGCGAGATCCTGGAGGTCAAGCGGCTGTTCGTCCGTCCGGACGCGCAGGGGCGGGGGCTCGCGCGGGCGCTGCTCTCGCACGCGCTGAGCGAGTCGCGGGCGCGCGAGGCGTTCAGCGTCCTGCAGGTGAACGAGACCAGCGGGCCCGCCATCCGCCTGTACGAGCGCGAGGGCTGGCGCGTCCTGGCCCGCGCGCAGGCGGCGTGGACGGACCCGGACGGCTCGCACCCGTGGGTGCGGGTATACGCCCAGCCTGCCCCTTGA
- a CDS encoding DUF4384 domain-containing protein produces the protein MNAKLSLTLLSAALGLGAPALAAPTLSAQSIIVNPVQTDLNVKVWTDRDSSGAGTPAYRPGEKIRLFTSVNQDAYVYLFNVDPQGQVDLILPNRFQGGANFLKANTVKAFPSAGDPFTFDIAAPYGVNKVLALASRAPLNLDQIATFRSQNSFASVSVTGQQGLAQALSIVVTPVPQSSWVTDTAFYAVAAPAAAAPLRTAPAPAPVATQPAPRTAQALSVTVQPKAPASPWGSAREWSAVVDNQADLRALHDRYAAFLRAEGYTLTELKSKPSEVKSEYRRANGGKAELTVKRKGNRVEVKVERR, from the coding sequence ATGAACGCGAAACTCTCCCTGACTCTGCTGAGCGCCGCGCTGGGCCTGGGTGCGCCCGCGCTGGCCGCCCCGACCCTGAGTGCCCAGAGCATCATCGTCAACCCGGTGCAGACGGACCTGAACGTGAAGGTCTGGACGGACCGGGACAGCAGCGGTGCGGGCACGCCCGCGTACCGCCCCGGCGAGAAGATCCGCCTGTTCACCAGCGTGAACCAGGACGCGTACGTGTACCTGTTCAACGTGGACCCGCAGGGGCAGGTGGACCTGATCCTGCCCAACCGGTTCCAGGGGGGCGCGAACTTCCTGAAGGCGAATACCGTCAAGGCCTTCCCCAGCGCCGGTGATCCCTTCACGTTCGACATCGCCGCGCCGTACGGCGTGAACAAGGTGCTGGCCCTGGCGAGCCGCGCGCCGCTGAACCTGGATCAGATCGCGACGTTCAGGTCGCAGAATTCGTTCGCGTCGGTGTCCGTGACCGGGCAGCAGGGGCTGGCGCAGGCGCTGAGCATCGTGGTGACGCCCGTCCCGCAGTCGAGCTGGGTGACGGACACGGCCTTCTATGCGGTGGCCGCTCCGGCGGCAGCCGCGCCGCTGCGCACGGCGCCCGCCCCGGCGCCCGTCGCGACCCAGCCCGCGCCCCGCACCGCGCAGGCGCTGTCGGTGACGGTGCAGCCCAAGGCGCCCGCCAGCCCGTGGGGTTCGGCGCGCGAGTGGAGCGCGGTCGTGGACAACCAGGCGGACCTGCGCGCCCTGCATGACCGGTACGCGGCGTTCCTGCGCGCCGAGGGCTACACCCTGACGGAACTGAAGAGCAAGCCCAGCGAGGTCAAGAGCGAGTACCGCCGCGCGAACGGCGGGAAGGCCGAACTGACCGTGAAACGCAAGGGCAACCGCGTCGAGGTGAAGGTCGAGCGCCGCTGA
- a CDS encoding acyl-CoA dehydrogenase family protein, which translates to MNFELPGDLRDMQAIIRDFMLTRVEARAHEIEDTNHVPEDLLREAAGLGLFGLSIPEEYGGVGLGALGRCAVYEALGMGHMGFGGVISAHASIGTSGLVKLGTDEQKARFLPRMASGECVAGFAITEPSSGSDAANIRTRAEKRGDAYVLNGTKHYISNAPIAGLLTVIAVTDPARGSKGMSAFLVEPQSTPGVSIGKIDEKMGQKGALSAEVIFQDAVVPAANLLGPEHLGYREALGILTNGRVGIAARSTGAMQRLLDLSVAHAQAREQFGKPIAEFQAVQFMLAEMEIAVQTSRVLWQKVAWMVDQGQDVRRMASVAKYHATEALSQVADRAVQVAGGMGYMKDSPVERYYRDQRLLRIYEGTSEIQKLIIAGDLLR; encoded by the coding sequence ATGAACTTCGAGCTGCCCGGCGACCTGCGCGACATGCAGGCGATCATCCGCGATTTCATGCTCACGCGCGTCGAAGCCCGCGCGCACGAGATCGAGGACACCAACCACGTCCCCGAGGACCTGCTGCGCGAGGCCGCCGGGCTGGGCCTGTTCGGCCTGAGCATCCCCGAGGAGTACGGCGGCGTCGGCCTGGGCGCCCTGGGCCGCTGCGCCGTGTACGAGGCGCTCGGCATGGGCCACATGGGCTTCGGCGGCGTGATCAGCGCGCACGCCAGCATCGGCACGAGCGGCCTCGTGAAGCTCGGCACCGACGAGCAGAAGGCGCGCTTCCTGCCGCGCATGGCGAGCGGCGAGTGCGTCGCGGGCTTCGCCATCACCGAACCCAGCTCCGGCAGTGACGCCGCGAACATCCGCACCCGCGCCGAGAAGAGGGGCGACGCGTACGTCCTGAACGGCACCAAGCACTACATCAGCAACGCGCCCATCGCGGGCCTGCTGACCGTCATCGCCGTCACCGACCCTGCGCGCGGCAGCAAGGGCATGAGCGCGTTCCTCGTGGAACCGCAGAGCACGCCCGGCGTCAGCATCGGCAAGATCGACGAGAAGATGGGCCAGAAAGGCGCCCTGAGCGCCGAAGTGATCTTCCAGGACGCGGTGGTCCCGGCCGCGAACCTCCTGGGGCCCGAACACCTCGGGTACCGCGAGGCGCTGGGCATCCTCACGAACGGCCGCGTCGGCATCGCCGCGCGCAGCACGGGTGCCATGCAGCGCCTGCTCGACCTGTCCGTCGCGCACGCCCAGGCGCGCGAACAGTTCGGGAAACCCATCGCCGAGTTCCAGGCCGTGCAGTTCATGCTCGCCGAGATGGAGATCGCCGTGCAGACCAGCCGCGTCCTGTGGCAGAAGGTCGCCTGGATGGTCGACCAGGGCCAGGACGTGCGCCGCATGGCCTCTGTCGCCAAGTACCACGCCACCGAGGCCCTCTCGCAGGTGGCCGACAGGGCCGTGCAGGTCGCGGGCGGCATGGGCTATATGAAAGACAGCCCCGTCGAACGCTACTACCGCGACCAGCGCCTCCTGCGCATCTACGAGGGCACCAGCGAGATCCAGAAACTCATCATCGCGGGCGACCTGCTGCGCTGA
- a CDS encoding metallophosphoesterase family protein — MRLAVISDVHGNAFALDAVLREVRAAAPDLIVNLGDQAEGSADPARALEMQAELAAAGALEVRGNNEEKLWPGGRRSALSLSYGAWLTANTDPALLARVAALPLTARALGGALLACHGTPDSAWHSLLWVWDHGGFYRARDPRELRAALDPLGAEVVLCGHTHRAGTTRVGNTLLVNAGSVSDQVDGDPRARWTLLDRANGQWAVTFHAVPYDIEAAVTWACTHTPFGDGEAKLLRTGTMDARGDGVWEGPQP, encoded by the coding sequence ATGAGGCTCGCGGTGATCAGTGACGTGCACGGGAACGCCTTCGCGCTGGACGCGGTGCTGCGCGAGGTGCGCGCCGCCGCCCCGGACCTGATCGTGAACCTGGGCGATCAGGCCGAGGGCAGTGCCGACCCCGCCCGCGCGCTGGAGATGCAGGCGGAACTGGCCGCGGCGGGTGCGCTGGAGGTTCGGGGCAACAACGAGGAGAAACTCTGGCCTGGCGGGCGCCGCTCGGCGCTGTCACTGTCGTACGGGGCGTGGCTCACGGCGAATACCGATCCGGCCCTGCTGGCGCGCGTGGCGGCCCTGCCCCTGACGGCCCGCGCGCTGGGCGGCGCGCTGCTGGCCTGCCACGGCACCCCGGACAGCGCGTGGCACAGCCTGCTGTGGGTGTGGGATCACGGTGGGTTCTACCGGGCCCGCGATCCGCGTGAGCTGCGCGCGGCGCTGGACCCGCTGGGCGCGGAGGTCGTCCTGTGCGGACACACCCACCGCGCCGGGACGACCCGCGTGGGGAACACGCTGCTCGTGAACGCCGGGTCGGTCAGTGATCAGGTGGACGGCGACCCCCGCGCCCGCTGGACGCTGCTGGACCGCGCGAACGGCCAGTGGGCCGTCACCTTCCACGCCGTGCCGTACGACATCGAGGCCGCCGTGACCTGGGCCTGCACCCACACGCCCTTCGGGGACGGCGAGGCGAAACTGCTGCGCACCGGCACCATGGACGCCCGCGGGGACGGTGTGTGGGAGGGCCCGCAGCCCTGA